Proteins encoded together in one Microplitis mediator isolate UGA2020A chromosome 7, iyMicMedi2.1, whole genome shotgun sequence window:
- the LOC130671487 gene encoding odorant receptor 94a-like isoform X2, giving the protein MAILERNIFFLTLVGLWKPEHWKGFKAALYYFYICLLTIVNHSFLLSGVLDFGLRNIDVVVIFDNLSLLSCLITVRYKIITVLYYRKSIEEFVNRFERDPFRAKDDEEEKIYIKFDNFTKTVSILYTGLCTVGASWYSLGRILRMSPPNVMPYQGWFPYDYTTYKYYWPTAIYQLYAVCSAACVNFAYDSMFCSILYYLCAQTHILKHRFSVLVKNLQKINEGNDGSVNIREIERKMIGDWVDYHNNILSLVEFVKSLFSTAIFVQYASSSLLICSITYTLSHIETRSINFVGTLLYVIAMTIQIFFQCIAANQVTVEFADITNALYNTNWYNLSNNVRKAMTIILAEPLKPTLISSGYFVILSLESFTKVIKLSYTIYNVIE; this is encoded by the exons ATGGCCATTTTagaaagaaacattttttttttaactttggtcGGGCTGTGGAAACCTGAGCATTGGAAAGGATTTAAAGCTGCTCTGTATTACTTTTACATTTGCTTGTTGACAATTGTTAATCACTCATTTCTTCTTTCTGGTGTTTTGGATTTTGGGTTACGAAATATCGACGTTGTTGTGATCTTTGATAATCTATCATTGTTGAGTTGTTTAATCACAGTtcgttataaaataatcacaGTACTTTATTATCGTAAATCGATTGAAGAATTTGTAAATCGTTTTGAACGAGATCCATTTAGAGCAAAAGACGATGAAGAAGAGaagatttatattaaatttgataacttTACAAA aaCGGTTTCAATATTGTATACGGGGCTATGCACTGTAGGGGCATCGTGGTACTCATTAGGTCGTATACTGCGAATGAGTCCGCCTAATGTGATGCCTTATCAAGGATGGTTTCCTTACGACTATACAACATACAAATATTATTGGCCAACTGCTATATATCAACTTTATGCAGTTTGCAGCGCAGCTTGTGTTAATTTTGCTTATGACTCAATGTTTTGTTCTATATTGTACTACTTATGTGCGCAGACACACATTCTTAAACATCGATTTTCTGTACTGGtgaaaaatttacagaaaattaaTGAGGGAAATGATGGGAGCGTAAATATCAGAGAAATTGAACGAAAAATGATCGGTGACTGGGTTGATTATCATAACAACATACTGAG tttagTAGAATTTGTGAAGTCTTTATTTTCAACGGCAATATTTGTACAGTACGCATCGAGTTCGCTTCTAATTTGCAGTATTACGTATACGTTATCACACATAGAAACTCggtcaataaattttgttggtACTTTATTGTATGTCATAGCTATGACgatccaaatattttttcagtgcaTTGCTGCTAATCAAGTGACAGTTGAG tttgcTGACATTACTAATGCTCTTTATAACACGAACTGGTATAATTTGAGTAATAATGTACGTAAAGCGATGACAATCATACTCGCAGAACCTTTGAAACCTACTTTAATAAGTAGTGGATACTTCGTTATATTATCTTTAGAGTCATTTACAAAA gttattaaattatcatataCTATTTATAATGTAATTGAATAA
- the LOC130671487 gene encoding odorant receptor 94a-like isoform X1 codes for MAILERNIFFLTLVGLWKPEHWKGFKAALYYFYICLLTIVNHSFLLSGVLDFGLRNIDVVVIFDNLSLLSCLITVRYKIITVLYYRKSIEEFVNRFERDPFRAKDDEEEKIYIKFDNFTKTVSILYTGLCTVGASWYSLGRILRMSPPNVMPYQGWFPYDYTTYKYYWPTAIYQLYAVCSAACVNFAYDSMFCSILYYLCAQTHILKHRFSVLVKNLQKINEGNDGSVNIREIERKMIGDWVDYHNNILSLVEFVKSLFSTAIFVQYASSSLLICSITYTLSHIETRSINFVGTLLYVIAMTIQIFFQCIAANQVTVEFADITNALYNTNWYNLSNNVRKAMTIILAEPLKPTLISSGYFVILSLESFTKVSYYKNNLLSFGDAFHCLISFLSTGY; via the exons ATGGCCATTTTagaaagaaacattttttttttaactttggtcGGGCTGTGGAAACCTGAGCATTGGAAAGGATTTAAAGCTGCTCTGTATTACTTTTACATTTGCTTGTTGACAATTGTTAATCACTCATTTCTTCTTTCTGGTGTTTTGGATTTTGGGTTACGAAATATCGACGTTGTTGTGATCTTTGATAATCTATCATTGTTGAGTTGTTTAATCACAGTtcgttataaaataatcacaGTACTTTATTATCGTAAATCGATTGAAGAATTTGTAAATCGTTTTGAACGAGATCCATTTAGAGCAAAAGACGATGAAGAAGAGaagatttatattaaatttgataacttTACAAA aaCGGTTTCAATATTGTATACGGGGCTATGCACTGTAGGGGCATCGTGGTACTCATTAGGTCGTATACTGCGAATGAGTCCGCCTAATGTGATGCCTTATCAAGGATGGTTTCCTTACGACTATACAACATACAAATATTATTGGCCAACTGCTATATATCAACTTTATGCAGTTTGCAGCGCAGCTTGTGTTAATTTTGCTTATGACTCAATGTTTTGTTCTATATTGTACTACTTATGTGCGCAGACACACATTCTTAAACATCGATTTTCTGTACTGGtgaaaaatttacagaaaattaaTGAGGGAAATGATGGGAGCGTAAATATCAGAGAAATTGAACGAAAAATGATCGGTGACTGGGTTGATTATCATAACAACATACTGAG tttagTAGAATTTGTGAAGTCTTTATTTTCAACGGCAATATTTGTACAGTACGCATCGAGTTCGCTTCTAATTTGCAGTATTACGTATACGTTATCACACATAGAAACTCggtcaataaattttgttggtACTTTATTGTATGTCATAGCTATGACgatccaaatattttttcagtgcaTTGCTGCTAATCAAGTGACAGTTGAG tttgcTGACATTACTAATGCTCTTTATAACACGAACTGGTATAATTTGAGTAATAATGTACGTAAAGCGATGACAATCATACTCGCAGAACCTTTGAAACCTACTTTAATAAGTAGTGGATACTTCGTTATATTATCTTTAGAGTCATTTACAAAAGTAAgttattataaaaacaatttattatcgTTTGGTGATGCGTTTCATTGcttaatatcatttttatcaacaggttattaa
- the LOC130671335 gene encoding odorant receptor 94b-like yields MAILERNIFILTLVGVWKPGHWKGFKAALYYCYICLVTIVNHSFLLSGILDFELRNIDIVVIIDNLSLLICVFTIRYKIITILYYRKLIEEFINRFERDPFKAKDDEEEKIYIKFGKLTKTTSILYAGLFTSVVSWYSVGRIFRMSPPNVMPYQGWFPYNYTTYKYYWPTAIYQLYAVCGGAWVNLAYDSIFCSILYYLCAQTHILKHRFSVLVENLQNINEGNDGSVNIREIERKMIGDWVDYHNNILNLVEFVKFSFSTAIFVQYAGSSLLLCSIAYTLSHTETRSIDFVSSFFYLTAMTIQIFFQCIAANQVTVEFADITNALYNTNWYNLSNNVRKAMTIILAELLKPILINSGYFVILSLESFTKVIKLSYTIYNVLQ; encoded by the exons ATGGCCATTTTAGaaagaaacatttttattttaactttggTCGGGGTATGGAAACCTGGGCATTGGAAAGGATTTAAAGCTGCTCTTTATTACTGTTACATTTGCTTGGTGACAATTGTCAATCACTCATTTCTTCTTTCTGGTATTTTGGATTTTGAGTTGCGAAATATCGACATTGTTGTGatcattgataatttatcattattgatTTGTGTATTCACAATTCGTTATAAAATCATCACAATACTCTATTATCgtaaattaattgaagaatTTATAAATCGTTTTGAACGAGATCCATTTAAAGCAAAAGACGATGAAGAAGAaaagatttatataaaatttggtaagcTTACAAA aaCGACTTCAATATTGTATGCGGGGCTATTTACGTCAGTGGTATCGTGGTACTCAGTAGGTCGTATATTTCGAATGAGTCCGCCTAATGTGATGCCTTATCAAGGATGGTTTCCTTATAACTATACAACATACAAGTATTATTGGCCAACGGCTATTTATCAACTTTACGCAGTCTGCGGTGGTGCATGGGTTAATTTAGCTTATGACTCAATATTTTGTTCTATATTGTACTATTTATGTGCGCAGACACACATTCTTAAGCATCGATTTTCCGTGCTAGTGGAAAATTTACAGAACATTAATGAGGGAAATGATGGGAGCGTAAATATCAGAGAAATTGAACGGAAAATGATTGGTGACTGGGTTGATTATCATAACAACATACTCAA TTTAGTAgaatttgtgaaattttcattCTCAACGGCGATATTTGTACAGTACGCAGGAAGTTCACTTCTACTTTGCAGTATTGCGTATACATTATCACACACAGAAACTCGGTCAATAGATTTCgttagtagttttttttatctcacagCTATGACGATCcagatattttttcagtgCATTGCTGCGAATCAAGTGACAGTTgag tttgcTGACATTACTAATGCTCTTTACAACACGAACTGGTACAATTTGAGTAATAATGTACGTAAAGCGATGACAATCATCCTCGCAGAACTTCTGAAAcccattttaataaatagtgGATACTTCGTTATATTATCTTTAGAATCATTTACAAAA GTTATTAAATTATCGTATACTATTTATAACGTACTTCAATAA